The segment CGCGATGAGTGCCGGCGACCGATGAGATCATAATCTTTTTGCGGGTTTCGATATGCTGCACCGGTCCCTTTGGGGTGGGGTTGCATTGATCTGCAGCCGGTCCCATGTGTTTCGGATCACGAAAAAAGACGCCGAAGCGTCTTTTTCTTTCTTATGGACTGTTCTCCCTCACGGATTCTTCTCCTGAAACCAGCCCACCACCTGTTCGATGGCTTTGCGGGTGGCTTGTTTGATGCCTTCACCGGCCTGGTTGCCGGCTGTGGTCAGCCAGCCGCTGTCGCCGGGGTCCGTCGGTGCAGGTTCCGCTTGCGAGGGTTCTTGCGGGCCTGGTTCCTGTTCCTCTTGGATCACCACCGGACTCTCCGTCTGGTAGACATGGCCCAGCACCGCGATCTCCACCCGCCCGTCCCGGGGGGTGATGTGGACGGCCCGGGGGGCGCCTTCGCTCCCCTGGTTGCGGTGGATATTCTGTTCCGCTGTGTCGATGCCGAGGAAGATTCCAAACATCAGAACCATCGTCAACGCCAATACCTGGATCAACAGCCGCATGTTCCATCACCCCTTCAGACGATTTTACCGCCGTGCCTTTCCGTCCACCGGAACCGCTTCGAAATGGATTTCCGCCAGGGCCCGGGCCAAGGCGTCGGCGGTCCGGTATGTCTCTGCAAAGGTGTTGTCCACCCCGCCGACTTCCATCAGGAGGCTGTTGGGGGAGAGGGATTGGTTGTACTCCCCGTTGCCCATGGCCCGACTTTTCCGGAAAACCCCCTTGGACAGACCCGGATAAAGTTCGTTCAGTTTATTGTGGAGCTTGCGGGCCAATTGCTCATTCTTCTCCCAGTGGGGGTGGGCCGTCCCGATCACAAAAGCGACCCGGGCGTAATTCTTCCCGTCAATCTCCTTGGTGGTCTTGGCCCGGCGTTGCGAATCCCGGTGGATATCGATAAAATACCGGAGATCCTTGTCCTGCTTCATCACCGCCACCACCTTCTCCCGGGAGGC is part of the Kroppenstedtia eburnea genome and harbors:
- a CDS encoding DUF3679 domain-containing protein — its product is MRLLIQVLALTMVLMFGIFLGIDTAEQNIHRNQGSEGAPRAVHITPRDGRVEIAVLGHVYQTESPVVIQEEQEPGPQEPSQAEPAPTDPGDSGWLTTAGNQAGEGIKQATRKAIEQVVGWFQEKNP